One region of Miscanthus floridulus cultivar M001 chromosome 19, ASM1932011v1, whole genome shotgun sequence genomic DNA includes:
- the LOC136525598 gene encoding uncharacterized protein: protein MADQEHELWVDRNLQYSLEKFHEEMATKIIWGPSQTLAAWVLDIDSVDVVSKHGESVNASSGRRCVSDVTTGEGSGIHGNGGGRASNAAPENVEGTATDEDKVYKAIGFKVVDERAEEAAREAMPIPTMTFEMQKDMGESAILVDDNVLEEPMLAVRQHAIVKEFKLATAHSDTQRFRGHCGSLGCPWIIRARTQHDGSVRVQINEGIHNCASRARVLRKMASQSWVAERVIPLLKKKLSMGPKVVQEELQDKYKIEIPYQTVAYGRQRVANKLFGKWDDSFDWLYRFKAEVEMRSLGSILEIDTEIVDDKVHFKRFFCCFKATIDGFRNGCRPYISIDSIALNGLWNGHLPVAQALDGHNWMYPLAFGFFDSETKENWTWFMEQLSKSIGPMENLDVYTDACKGLEAAVAKVFSNSEQGECFRHLMENMKKYYLGDVYAKNMWPVARAYTPHKFKYFFDKVVDASPDVLNWLKEHHNLLWARSKFTTEIKCDYINNNLVESWNAWIKEHKDLHVHCLADAITEKTLTLFAKKRKIANAPSIGILPAVIHQLNAGSRGLGHLKVTKGHLEEAEVTEIYKDKEVRR from the exons ATGGCTGATCAAGAGCATGAACTGTGGGTGGATAGAAACTTGCAGTATAGTCTAGAGAAATTTCATGAGGAGATGGCCACAAAGATCATTTGGGGTCCATCACAAACTCTAGCAGCCTGGGTTCTTGACATCGACAGTG TTGATGTGGTTAGCAAACATGGAGAGTCTGTTAATGCTAGTTCTGGTAGAAGGTGTGTTTCTGATGTGACAACTGGTGAAGGTAGTGGAATTCATGGTAATGGAGGTGGCAGAGCTTCTAATGCTGCCCCTGAGAATGTAGAGGGCACTG CTACTGATGAGGACAAAGTGTATAAGGCAATAGGATTTAAGGTTGTAGATGAGAGGGCGGAGGAAGCAGCTAGGGAAGCAATGCCTATCCCTACCATGACATTTGAGATGCAAAAGGATATGGGTGAATCTGCTATTCTAGTTGATGACAATGTGCTTGAGGAGCCAAT GCTAGCAGTGAGGCAACATGCCATAGTAAAGGAGTTTAAACTTGCTACTGCTCATTCAGACACTCAGAGGTTTAGGGGTCACTGTGGGTCTCTTGGCTGCCCCTGGATTATTAGAGCTAGGACACAACATGATGGGAGTGTCAGG GTTCAAATAAATGAAGGAATACACAATTGTGCTTCTAGAGCTAGAGTTCTTAGGAAAATGGCATCACAGTCTTGGGTGGCAGAGAGGGTCATACCCTTACTAAAGAAGAAGCTAAGTATGGGCCCAAAGGTAGTGCAGGAAGAGCTTCAAGACAAGTACAAAATAGAGATCCCATATCAGACTGTTGCCTATGGCAGACAAAGGGTAGCCAACAAGTTGTTTGGAAAATGGGATGATTCATTTGATTGGTTGTATAGATTCAAGGCAGAGGTAGAGATGAGATCACTAGGTAGTATATTGGAGATAGACACAGAGATTGTGGATGATAAGGTTCACTTCAAGAGATTTTTTTGTTGTTTCAAAGCTACTATTGATGGTTTTAGGAATGGCTGTAGGCCATACATTAGTATAGACTCTATAGCCCTGAATGGGCTTTGGAATGGCCACCTGCCTGTAGCTCAAGCTTTGGATGGCCATAACTGGATGTACCCCTTGGCATTTGGTTTTTTTGACTCAGAGACTAAGGAGAACTGGACCTGGTTCATGGAGCAACTTAGCAAGTCCATAGGACCTATGGAGAACCTAGATGTCTACACTGATGCTTGCAAGGGCCTTGAAGCTGCAGTGGCCAAGGTTTTTTCTAACAGTGAACAGGGGGAGTGCTTTAGGCATTTGATGGAAAACATGAAGAAGTACTACTTAGGAGATGTTTATGCCAAGAACATGTGGCCTGTAGCAAGAGCATATACACCCCACAAATTTAAGTACTTCTTTGATAAGGTAGTAGATGCTAGTCCAGATGTGCTTAATTGGCTCAAAGAACATCACAACCTGCTGTGGGCAAGGAGCAAGTTTACCACAGAGATCAAGTGTGACTACATCAATAATAATCTAGTTGAGAGTTGGAATGCCTGGATCAAGGAGCACAAGGACCTACATGTTCACTGTTTGGCTGATGCTATTACAGAGAAGACCCTCACTCTTTTTGCTAAGAAGAGGAAGATAGCAAATGCACCATCTATTGGGATACTGCCTGCAGTTATACATCAGCTCAATGCAGGCTCTAGGGGTTTAGGCCATCTCAAGGTGACTAAAGGGCACCTAGAGGAAGCAGAAGTGACTGAGATTTACAAGGATAAAGAGGTTAGAAGGTGA